One Aquisediminimonas profunda genomic region harbors:
- a CDS encoding NADP-dependent oxidoreductase — MRNYSDGMPTLDNFGVATETIESVPDGQVLVKVDTLSIDAWIRTTLSDGGFHETADLGSTIRAFGVGQVVESNDASLKEGDWAYGLLSAQTHALMPAKDLTKVSPQPGIAPSAFVGPLGITTGLTAWVGLIAVGKVQAGEVVLVSGAAGAVGSCVVQLAKARGARVIGIAGGAEKCAYLINEIGADAAIDYKKGDVGGQIRALAPDGIDVFFDNVGGDILDAALDNLRETGGSRVVICGAISQYQNLNDVRGPKLYLRIAERNAAMLGFVVSHHAARFGEAMAEISALILDSKMNLREHVVEPIDRFPDALLMLFDGSHIGNLVVRP; from the coding sequence ATTCGGAATTACTCCGATGGAATGCCCACACTCGACAATTTCGGCGTGGCCACCGAGACAATCGAAAGCGTGCCCGACGGTCAGGTTTTGGTTAAGGTCGACACTTTGTCAATCGACGCATGGATCCGCACGACGCTGAGCGATGGCGGCTTCCATGAGACCGCTGACCTCGGCAGCACGATCCGTGCTTTCGGCGTCGGCCAGGTGGTCGAAAGCAATGATGCCTCTCTCAAGGAAGGTGACTGGGCCTATGGCCTGCTGTCAGCCCAGACGCACGCCTTGATGCCAGCGAAGGACTTGACCAAGGTTTCGCCGCAGCCGGGCATTGCACCAAGCGCCTTTGTCGGACCACTCGGCATAACAACCGGTCTCACGGCCTGGGTCGGCTTGATCGCGGTTGGCAAAGTGCAGGCCGGAGAAGTTGTATTGGTCTCAGGCGCGGCCGGTGCCGTTGGCTCCTGCGTAGTCCAGCTTGCCAAGGCACGCGGCGCACGGGTTATCGGGATCGCTGGCGGGGCCGAAAAATGCGCCTATCTCATCAATGAAATCGGCGCGGATGCGGCGATAGACTACAAAAAGGGTGACGTTGGCGGGCAGATACGGGCTTTGGCCCCCGATGGGATTGATGTTTTCTTCGACAATGTGGGTGGAGATATCCTTGATGCCGCGCTCGACAATTTGCGTGAAACCGGAGGCTCCCGCGTCGTCATCTGCGGCGCGATTTCGCAATATCAGAATCTCAACGATGTGCGCGGCCCCAAGCTCTACCTGCGCATTGCCGAACGCAATGCTGCGATGCTGGGCTTTGTCGTCAGCCATCACGCTGCCAGATTTGGTGAAGCGATGGCAGAAATCTCGGCTCTTATCCTTGATTCAAAGATGAACCTACGGGAACATGTTGTAGAGCCCATCGATCGTTTTCCGGATGCCCTGCTGATGCTGTTCGACGGAAGCCATATCGGCAATCTCGTTGTGCGCCCCTGA
- a CDS encoding aromatic ring-hydroxylating oxygenase subunit alpha, translated as MLRNEMSTAGRSSRVIERTAMSRSQLYEMTRSLIAHGQAKTMELADNVVSIPASAYTDPEQFEIEKTKIFKRMPLMLAPSCELSKPGDFKAMTVVGVPVLLTRQKDGSVAAFLNMCTHRGNPLAQGSGNASRFVCGYHGWMFRNDGDLLGVASPGDFGPINKAEHCLTKFPVLERAGLIWVILDPHSTLDISDFLCGYDELLEHFGFANWTLFDSRQLDGPNWKTAYDGYLDFYHLPVLHANTFGSDFFNRANYFAWGPHQRLASPSVNAQKTGSTETVDLSKMREEDWPIDALLQGVWTIFPHISIASFYGGGGRGAMISQLFPGNTVGESVTTQFYVMEHAPDTDAVRQGARDQFDFLKIVVRDEDYTTGKRQHEALQSGLMDHVLFGRNEGGGQVFHQWVDRLTQASDDELRLIFAKQKIAEAAE; from the coding sequence GTGTTAAGGAACGAAATGTCGACAGCGGGCCGTTCATCCCGCGTGATTGAAAGGACAGCCATGTCTCGCAGCCAGCTTTACGAAATGACACGGTCATTGATCGCCCATGGCCAGGCAAAGACGATGGAACTGGCAGACAATGTCGTCTCGATACCGGCATCGGCCTATACCGATCCCGAGCAATTCGAGATTGAAAAGACCAAGATCTTCAAGCGGATGCCGCTCATGCTCGCGCCCTCATGCGAGTTGAGCAAGCCAGGCGACTTCAAGGCGATGACGGTGGTCGGCGTTCCTGTTCTGCTGACGCGCCAGAAGGACGGCAGTGTCGCGGCGTTCCTGAACATGTGCACCCATCGCGGAAATCCGCTGGCGCAGGGGTCAGGCAATGCCTCGCGTTTTGTCTGCGGATATCACGGCTGGATGTTCAGAAATGATGGCGATCTGCTCGGTGTCGCGTCACCCGGGGATTTTGGCCCGATCAACAAGGCGGAGCACTGCCTCACAAAGTTCCCTGTTCTTGAGCGCGCAGGCCTGATCTGGGTGATACTTGATCCGCATTCGACACTCGACATTTCAGACTTCCTGTGCGGCTATGATGAATTGCTGGAGCATTTCGGCTTTGCTAACTGGACCCTGTTTGACAGTCGGCAACTCGACGGACCGAACTGGAAAACCGCGTATGACGGGTATCTCGACTTTTATCATTTGCCGGTCCTTCATGCGAACACCTTCGGTTCGGACTTCTTCAACCGAGCCAATTATTTTGCGTGGGGGCCGCATCAGCGGCTGGCGTCTCCTTCGGTCAATGCGCAGAAAACTGGCAGCACCGAAACCGTCGACCTCAGCAAAATGCGCGAGGAAGACTGGCCGATTGATGCTCTGCTGCAGGGTGTCTGGACGATCTTTCCGCACATTTCGATTGCCAGCTTCTATGGGGGCGGTGGACGCGGGGCGATGATTTCGCAGCTGTTTCCCGGCAATACGGTCGGCGAGAGCGTGACAACCCAATTCTACGTCATGGAACATGCGCCAGACACTGACGCGGTCAGGCAAGGCGCGCGCGATCAGTTCGACTTCCTGAAGATCGTTGTCCGCGACGAAGACTACACGACGGGCAAGCGGCAGCACGAAGCGCTGCAGTCAGGACTGATGGACCATGTCCTGTTCGGCCGGAATGAAGGTGGGGGCCAGGTTTTCCACCAATGGGTGGATCGCCTGACCCAAGCCAGCGACGATGAACTCCGGCTGATCTTTGCGAAGCAGAAGATCGCGGAGGCCGCTGAATAG